GCATCGGCACAGGCGAGGATGCTCCCTCGCAAACATTCCCTGCGAGAGACGACGCAATGGTGGAAAGACGCAAGacaaaaacgggggggggggggaggggggtgatgggatGCTTGGCAGGGGCCGCGTGCCGAGTCTGACCTGCAGAAGGTGTGCAGGCACTCCCTGAGCACCACACCCTCGCCCAGATCCAGCGTAGAGAAGCAAATGGGACAGGTGGTCTCTGAGGTCGTGGGAATGAGGCTCAGGTCGTCAGTTTGCACCAAGTTCAAATAGTTTATTTTTCGCTCCGCCTGCTGAACCTTTGTGGTCAGAGAAAGAAACGTGCTTTTTTAACGAAGCATGCTGCCGATATACAGGAAATCGATTTCTGACTGGCTCGGTACACATTCCACAGCGAGATCTCATTTCGGGAAAACGCTGACTTTGTTAAATTTAGGGAATAGAAATGATTCTATTTTTccgaatgcatttttttacttcaaatatTGGGATTTTCTAAAATGACTTCACTCTTGACCTTTGGGGCGTGGCTCCTTGAGACTTattttttgggaggaaaccgcctGCGACGGCGACGCGGCTTACCACTTCGAAAATAATCGTGGCCAGCTTTTCATTCTGAATCCGCCTGGCCTCGTCCCCGACCGGTTCGTGGCCTTCGGGGACCTGGTAATCCTCTGGCCTCTCCTCGTCGCACATCTGACATCCGGGACGAGTTGGCTTGTTGATGAACGTGCAGCGAGGGCACTCCCAACCGGGCTGAGAAAGACAACGCGCGGAGCCTCCGTTTTGTCAGCCAGACGACAGGTGGTCACGTGTGGGACGAAATGCTAACCTGAGGGGTGCGAGGTCTTTccgggggagggggtggaggaaTCACTTGAACTGTCTCTGTCGACTCCACGACACCtgacaaaaaaattgcaacCAATTGTCTCCACTCTACTCattgtaatattcattcattcatcttccgagccgcttgatcctcactagggtcgcggggggtgctggagcctatcccagctgtcgtcgggcagtaggcgggggacaccctgaatcggttgccagccaatcgcagggcacacagaaacgaacaaccattcgcactcacactcacacctagggacaatttagagcaggggtgtccaaactttttgccaagggggccagattttatgtggtaaaatgtcggggggccgaccttggctgacattctttacattgaacaacaatattgttcaacaaattttagtaagccagtctgtttcacgtttccatttttattttaacaatcttaagaatttcttttggttgatttgaaacaggtatatcacatgcaactgcttattcacttgactttttcttaaacagaagtctcctgagtgcaaattgattgatttgaaacataaaatatatcaccatgacttttcaatagtcacaaaacctgcaactgcaaggaccatttgaaatatgacatatcagtcaatataaacacggagtgatgagtgatgccctctagtgtctaaatgctattactcatttagtgaatgctattactcatttagccactagagggaagcagtactctatgaaaaatcactcaccagtctacgagacctcagtcaatgcaacacgtgttccattgcgcccaacctgcgggccagacggcactgattttatgacgggggccgagggccggatgaaattcgaccgcgggccggatttggcccgcgggccggactttggacacgcctgatttagagtgttcaatcagcctgccacgcatgtttttttggaatgtgggagaaaccggagcacccggagaaaacccacgagaacatgcaaactccacacagggaggccggagctggaatcgaagccggtacctctgcactgtgaagccgacgtgctaaccactggactaccgggccgccttcattGTAATATAATTCATGCAATTATGCCGAGCATGATATTGTGGCACGCGGCGCACGCCTCTCCAAGAATTTGTCCTCCTCTTGTTACTAAACAAAAGTAGGAAATACCATATGTCAACAACCACCAGCCACGCTCCCTTGGGACTCTTTGTACGTGGCGCCTCGAAATGTTGCTTCCTGATACCGACGCAAGGGTTTGCAGAGAGTCGGGATAAGGGTCAAAGGTCAATTTCAGGGCGTGTGAATCTGAGTCTTAAACTGTCAATTATTTGCCGTCGTGCACTTGGGCAGCGTCGCTTGGTGTGCACCGAGACTTACTCGAGCGTCCGCTATACTCGCCTTCGGGTTGCTGCGGCTGTTTGTTCAGATGAGGGGCGCGGCCTGACAGGAGGAACAGGAAAGCCCAGTCGCCGTCGTGGCGAATGCCGTGACTGCGCAGCGTCTCGTGATCGCACGCCAGCCGCTTCCCAATCACCCAGCGCTGCAGCGCCGGAGGGAAGCCAAATTTCTGGTCGATCTTGGGACAGGAAATGAAATTGCATATTGGCACATTCGCGACCACAAAATGGATTTGTGACCTGCTACATGCTGCCAATGCCGagggttcaaatctgggctCTGGCTATAGTTACAGATTGAAATATGAACAGATGGAAATTCAGTTCgaagcattttgtgttttgacgCGCATTTTTGTGGCAGAGGGAACGGTCCCTTGACATCTACTTAATGGTACCTCGTCTTTAAGCTGGGAGATGGTCATTCCGCATGAAACAAAAAGAGTAATCGGTACGGCTGCATCAGACTGTGCGTCCTCCACACCCACGAGCAACCTAGAAAATGCAATAGGGGGTGTCAATCACAGACAGACGAGAAAATCGCCAGAAATGCACATTTTGTTGAGCTGTTCAACCATCTGTGAAAAGATGAAGTTTAGT
The DNA window shown above is from Hippocampus zosterae strain Florida chromosome 9, ASM2543408v3, whole genome shotgun sequence and carries:
- the rbck1 gene encoding ranBP-type and C3HC4-type zinc finger-containing protein 1 isoform X2, giving the protein MTISQLKDEIDQKFGFPPALQRWVIGKRLACDHETLRSHGIRHDGDWAFLFLLSGRAPHLNKQPQQPEGVVESTETVQVIPPPPPPERPRTPQPGWECPRCTFINKPTRPGCQMCDEERPEDYQVPEGHEPVGDEARRIQNEKLATIIFEVVQQAERKINYLNLVQTDDLSLIPTTSETTCPICFSTLDLGEGVVLRECLHTFCRECLRGSILACADAEVSCPEQCEMKLVDREIKALLTAEEHECFLEQRLSVAESRLDHTFHCRTPNCRGWCIYEDEINYFQCELCSQVNCLLCKAIHKDMNCQEYQDDLRVRAEKDHAVQQTQLLLEGMLRSGKAMNCPHCDITIQKKDGCDWLCCSVCKTEICWVTKQARWGPNGRGDTSGGCQCRVNDLPCHPNCMNCH